Proteins encoded in a region of the Zea mays cultivar B73 chromosome 2, Zm-B73-REFERENCE-NAM-5.0, whole genome shotgun sequence genome:
- the LOC109944578 gene encoding uncharacterized protein, whose amino-acid sequence MAASTTRSPAAIDRHAVRLITRVSIAMAVVATLSLLYLLRHASIYCFPASHQPALTISLAPFPRSSCDAASRRVVPPDHRLAKLRASPRWRHRAASLATSAFPPLRGLGILATPSRVLCLAAGAGHAVDAFRVAGTRDAIGVDLVEFPPLVRRADPHHLPFSDGAFDLVFSDDPSATFGALFPSRLAREAERAIRRGGGIALAFDREIETVAVATLFKRSRVLDVKDVTLDGSQVRLLIMQSNGTDPY is encoded by the coding sequence ATGGCCGCCTCCACCACGCGCTCGCCGGCGGCGATTGACCGGCACGCGGTACGGCTGATCACGCGCGTCTCCATAGCGATGGCCGTCGTCGCCACACTCTCACTCTTGTACCTCTTGCGCCACGCATCCATCTACTGTTTCCCCGCGTCCCACCAGCCTGCCCTCACCATCTCGCTCGCCCCATTCCCCCGCAGCTCCTGCGACGCCGCCTCGCGCCGAGTGGTCCCGCCCGACCACCGCCTCGCTAAGCTTCGTGCCTCCCCGCGCTGGAGACACCGTGCCGCCTCCCTGGCCACGTCCGCCTTCCCGCCGCTCCGCGGCCTCGGCATCCTCGCGACCCCTTCGCGCGTCCTCTGCCTCGCCGCCGGCGCCGGCCACGCCGTTGACGCGTTCCGCGTAGCGGGGACCAGAGACGCCATAGGGGTCGACCTCGTAGAGTTCCCGCCGCTTGTCCGCCGCGCGGATCCCCACCACCTCCCATTTTCCGACGGCGCCTTCGACCTCGTGTTCTCGGATGACCCCTCGGCGACCTTCGGCGCGCTCTTCCCGTCCCGCCTCGCGCGAGAGGCTGAGCGCGCCATCCGCCGCGGTGGCGGCATCGCGCTCGCGTTCGACCGGGAGATCGAGACCGTCGCTGTCGCTACGCTATTCAAGAGATCGCGCGTCCTGGATGTGAAGGATGTCACGTTGGATGGCTCTCAGGTTAGGCTACTGATCATGCAGAGTAATGGCACAGACCCATATTga